One genomic segment of Cololabis saira isolate AMF1-May2022 chromosome 22, fColSai1.1, whole genome shotgun sequence includes these proteins:
- the plag1 gene encoding zinc finger protein PLAG1, whose product MATGAQGYQGHDPGAQGYQGHQVPDKPQGYQGHDPGAQGYQGHQVPDKPQGYQGHDPGAQGHQGHDPGAQGYQGHQVPDKPQGHQGHRDHVPDQVPDKPRPAPATGRRRRATDGKPRKNFPCPECQKAFNSLEKLKVHSFTHTGERPYRCSHPDCSKAFVSKYKLLRHTATHSPEKNHKCSYCEKMFHRKDHLKNHLQTHDPHKQAFACRECGKSYNTKLGFKRHLALHAANRGDLTCQVCLQPFASTAAVLEHLKAHAGKPSGGGANKEKRHRCEHCERRFYTRKDVRRHLVVHTGRKDFLCQFCAQRFGRKDHLTRHVKKSHHRRGNDEPFKVKTEPADSLEPSGGGGYDPASGGVKGELTGTSYPVSSVLFPPGPTFTSYQDQNQNLKGELESYLMELQSAAVPCSSAGLQSKPDPPVPAAPAAMLEASQDGGAAKTVDSLMDFSQLFNFLPLNGPPYGPVGVPGGPGGPQETQVQVQGTPQGGPDPPQDPSPGLSSSFMSNLRTPTTLPSFHQAFQ is encoded by the exons ATGGCCACGGGAGCCCAGGGCTACCAGGGCCACGACCCAGGAGCCCAGGGCTACCAGGGCCACCAGGTCCCGGACAAGCCCCAGGGCTACCAGGGCCACGACCCGGGAGCCCAGGGCTACCAGGGCCACCAGGTCCCGGACAAGCCCCAGGGCTACCAGGGCCACGACCCGGGAGCCCAGGGCCACCAGGGCCATGACCCGGGAGCCCAGGGCTACCAGGGCCACCAGGTCCCGGACAAGCCCCAGGGCCACCAGGGCCACCGCGACCACGTCCCGGACCAGGTCCCGGACAAGCCCCGGCCGGCGCCGGCCACCGGGAGACGCCGCAGGGCAACCGATGGGAAGCCCAGAAAGAACTTTCCGTGCCCGGAGTGCCAGAAAGCTTTCAACAGCCTGGAGAAGCTGAAGGTTCACTCGTTCACCCACACCGGGGAGAGACCGTACCGCTGCTCGCACCCCGACTGCAGCAAGGCCTTCGTCTCCAAGTACAAGCTGCTACG GCACACGGCGACGCACTCGCCGGAGAAAAACCACAAATGTTCATACTGTGAGAAAATGTTCCACCGCAAGGATCACCTGAAGAACCACCTGCAGACGCACGACCCGCACAAGCAGGCCTTCGCCTGCCGCGAGTGCGGCAAGAGCTACAACACCAAGCTCGGCTTCAAGCGCCACCTGGCGCTGCACGCGGCTAACCGCGGCGACCTCACCTGCCAGGTGTGCCTGCAGCCGTTCGCTAGCACCGCCGCCGTCCTGGAGCACCTGAAGGCTCACGCCGGCAAGCCCTCGGGCGGCGGCGCCAACAAGGAGAAGCGGCACCGCTGCGAGCACTGCGAGCGCCGCTTCTACACCCGCAAGGACGTGCGGCGCCACCTGGTGGTGCACACGGGCCGCAAGGACTTCCTGTGCCAGTTCTGCGCGCAGCGCTTCGGCCGCAAGGACCACCTGACGCGCCACGTGAAGAAGAGCCACCATCGCCGCGGCAACGACGAGCCGTTTAAGGTCAAGACGGAGCCGGCCGACTCGCTGGAGcccagcggcggcggcggctacGACCCGGCGTCCGGCGGCGTCAAGGGCGAGCTAACGGGAACCTCGTACCCGGTTAGCTCCGTCCTGTTCCCGCCGGGCCCCACGTTTACCTCgtaccaggaccagaaccagaacctgaaggGGGAGCTGGAGagctacctgatggagctgcagaGCGCCGCAGTGCCTTGCTCGTCTGCGGGACTCCAGTCCAAACCGGACCCCCCGGTCCCGGCGGCCCCGGCGGCCATGTTGGAGGCCTCCCAGGACGGGGGCGCTGCTAAAACCGTCGACTCCCTGATGGATTTCTCCCAGCTCTTCAACTTCCTGCCCCTCAACGGGCCTCCGTACGGCCCTGTGGGGGTTcctggggggccgggggggcctcAGGAgacccaggtccaggtccaggggaccccccagggggggccagaCCCCCCCCAGGACCCGAGTCCGggactctcctcctccttcatgTCCAACCTGAGGACGCCGACGACGCTGCCGAGCTTCCACCAGGCCTTTCAGTGA